A genomic stretch from Solanum stenotomum isolate F172 chromosome 8, ASM1918654v1, whole genome shotgun sequence includes:
- the LOC125873534 gene encoding serine/threonine-protein kinase ZRK4-like, giving the protein MSFFRELLLTRKTLFSSVSAEKRKKEHDCYLQNGSAVLEELLALCDGNCRIPIRYFSAIEIHNAIRHSKSKMDLSDVSMVTGLLDNRPVLVRFNTCEFNNIHRDIAITAQMSHLKNVLRLVGCCLEFEQPVMVYEYVEGISLFDLLFKKDNLNRKSLCWGNRLRVAREVASAILFLHTEFTTPIIHRDIKPRKVIIDDKSGVAKILDFSLSISLPPGELEVVVDVYGTLGYVDPKTIASGIITQKTDVYSFGVLLFQLLTRKNVNDYEENAKSNTEEGNSMDRVDSTNSKETTDFKNVPTSYFLDHYIKEGNVLDIVDPTILEEHGMKIQQQLEDYLDLVKKCTANNGDDRPYIIHVARELSRIEKCFRA; this is encoded by the coding sequence ATGTCTTTCTTCAGGGAACTACTACTCACAAGGAAAACACTTTTTTCCTCTGTCTCTGCTGAAAAGCGGAAGAAAGAGCATGATTGTTATTTACAGAATGGAAGTGCGGTGCTTGAGGAGCTTCTTGCTTTATGCGACGGAAATTGCAGAATTCCCATCCGTTACTTCTCTGCCATAGAGATCCACAATGCAATCAGACACTCTAAAAGCAAAATGGACCTTTCTGATGTGTCTATGGTTACGGGATTACTAGACAACCGCCCCGTTTTAGTTAGGTTCAATACATGTGAATTCAACAATATCCACCGAGATATAGCGATTACTGCTCAGATGAGTCATCTGAAGAATGTGTTGAGACTTGTCGGTTGCTGTCTAGAATTTGAACAACCAGTTATGGTGTATGAATATGTTGAAGGTATATCTCTTTTCGATCTACTTTTCAAAAAGGATAATCTTAATAGAAAATCGCTATGTTGGGGAAATAGATTACGAGTTGCACGTGAGGTTGCTTCTGCAATCCTTTTCCTCCATACTGAATTTACTACTCCCATCATCCACAGAGATATAAAGCCTCGCAAAGTGATAATAGATGACAAGAGTGGTGTTGCCAAAATATTGGACTTCTCACTCTCCATATCATTACCTCCAGGGGAATTGGAGGTAGTAGTTGATGTGTATGGAACATTAGGGTATGTAGATCCAAAAACTATCGCCTCAGgtattattactcaaaagactGATGTCTACAGCTTTGGGGTTCTTCTCTTTCAGCTATTAACCAGAAAGAATGTGAACGATTATGAAGAAAACGCTAAATCAAATACTGAAGAGGGTAATTCTATGGATAGAGTGGATTCTACAAATTCAAAAGAGACAACAGATTTTAAAAATGTTCCAACCAGTTACTTTTTGGATCACTATATCAAAGAGGGTAATGTACTGGATATTGTGGATCCAACTATCTTAGAAGAGCATGGAATGAAGATTCAACAACAGTTGGAAGACTACTTGGATCTTGTTAAGAAATGCACAGCTAACAACGGAGATGATAGGCCATACATTATTCATGTTGCAAGGGAATTAAGCCGAATTGAAAAGTGTTTCCGTGCC